GCGCGGAGATGGTCAGCGGCTTCGCGCTCTCCGCGGGCAAGATCGTGCTGGACGGCGGGGTGGGCAGGATGCTGCAGATGGCCCGCTCCAACCTCCGCAATGTGCCGAGGCCTTAGCGGAACCACCTCGCCTCGGCAGGGCGGCCCTAGAAGCCGGTGGAGCCGTCGATCCGCTCGCGGAGCAGATCGGCGTGGCCGTTGTGCCGGGCGTACTCCGCTATCAGCTTCACCAGGATCACGCGCAGCGAGACCGGCTCGCCGCTCAGCCGCTCCACGCCGGTGGCGTCCAGGGAGGGCGCGCCGGCCACGATCTCGCGCGAGCGCTCGCACTCGGCCCGCCACACCGCGAAGGCCTCCTCGACGTCGCCGTCCAACGCCTCGAAATCCTGGTCGGGGTCGTCGTCCGAGTAGTACAGGTGGGGCAGGTCCTCACCGGCGAACTGCATGCGGAACCACCACCGCTCCACCCCGGAGAGATGGCGGAGAAGGCCCTGCAGGCTCAGGCCGGAGGGGGCGACACCCTTCTCGGAGAGCCGCTCCGGCGGGATGCCGGAACACTTGGCCTCGAACGTCGCCCGGTGCCAGTCGAGAAAGGCGGTCAGCACCTCGCGCTCCCCGCCGACGCGGGGGAGCGGTGCCCGGTCACCGCCCGACCAGGGCTGGGCGTAGCCGTCGGACGGTGGCCGGGGCGGGGTCTTCGTCGGAATCTCGGTCATGCGGCGAGTGTCGCAGGGGGCACTGACAATCGGCCCGGTGATCGCGGGGGCCACCGGGGGCGGCTATTCACCGTTCGTAGACACTCCCGTATTCCAGTCATATAAGCATGTTGATCCGTCAACAGGCGTCGTTCCCTTGCGAGTGGGCATGCATTGCCGTGAGCGTGTTCGATCCGGGGCGCCGGGGAGGGGTCGGGGCGGCGAGGGATGAAACGGCGAACTGCGAACTGGGTGGACGCGGAGAGCGACGCGGGTCGGGAAGGGGCCGCGGACGGCATGACGTCGGACGGGGACGGGGACGGAAAAGGGGATTCCGGGCCTTGCTGGGAAAGACGGCTCCGCCGAAAGGATCTGACGGCGGTCGGTGACGTACGGGCCGTCCTGCGCGAACTGCTGGCGCGGTGGGGGGCGCCGGGACGGGCGGAAACGGCCCGGCTCCTGGCGAGCGAGCTGGTCACCAATGCCCTGGTGCACACCGACGGCGGGGCGGTGGTCACCGTCACGCTGGGCGGTGGTGACGCCGCCGAGGTCAAGGGGCGGCTGCGGGTGGAGGTGCGGGACTTCGTCGCGCGGCATCCGACCCTGCGCCGCGCCGGCCTGGACGGTGATCCGGAGTCCGTCATAGCCGGGGCCGCCACCTCGGGCCGCGGGCTCTTGCTGGTGCACTCCCTGGCGGACGCCTGGGGCGTTCGGGCCCATGCTGTGGGCAAGTCCGTGTGGTTCGAGCTGGAAGCCCAGGAGCCCTGAAGGCCGACGGCGCGGCGGGGGTGAGGAGTTGGCGCCTCGCCCGGCCCGATTCGACGCTGCCCGAGGCGAGTTGATGCCCGCGGAGGCACGGTCACGTGTGGTCACCGTGTCGATACCAGTCGGGCGGCCAGGTAGTATGGGTGCGGCTCGCCACGCGCGCCCCGGGCCGCGCGGCGGCCCAGGGCGGCCGGTTGTCAGTCAGCCGAACTGACGCTCGATCTGGGCGAGTTTGGCCTCCAGCGAGTCGAGTCGCGGGATGGCCTGGGTGTCGTCCTCCGCGGTGAGGTCGATCGGCTCAGGACCGCCGCCGACCGCCTGAAGTGGACGGGAACGAACGGGAAGGTGCCCCTGCTCGACTATGGAAGGCTCCGAACCGATCTGTGCGGGCTGCGCGGCGGCGGGCACGGCGGCCGGTCCCGACGGTCCGGGCGGGCGTACGTCCACTTGCTGGCCGCCACGGCCGAGGCCCCACGCCCGGTGCTGCCGGTTGTAGGCCTTGAGACG
The window above is part of the Streptomyces syringium genome. Proteins encoded here:
- a CDS encoding DinB family protein: MTEIPTKTPPRPPSDGYAQPWSGGDRAPLPRVGGEREVLTAFLDWHRATFEAKCSGIPPERLSEKGVAPSGLSLQGLLRHLSGVERWWFRMQFAGEDLPHLYYSDDDPDQDFEALDGDVEEAFAVWRAECERSREIVAGAPSLDATGVERLSGEPVSLRVILVKLIAEYARHNGHADLLRERIDGSTGF
- a CDS encoding ATP-binding protein — protein: MTSDGDGDGKGDSGPCWERRLRRKDLTAVGDVRAVLRELLARWGAPGRAETARLLASELVTNALVHTDGGAVVTVTLGGGDAAEVKGRLRVEVRDFVARHPTLRRAGLDGDPESVIAGAATSGRGLLLVHSLADAWGVRAHAVGKSVWFELEAQEP